The proteins below are encoded in one region of Lonchura striata isolate bLonStr1 chromosome 1, bLonStr1.mat, whole genome shotgun sequence:
- the CRTAP gene encoding cartilage-associated protein, which yields MWVAALAALLAAAGAQYERYSFRSFPRDELMPLESAYRYGLDQYSTENWPESVSYLEVSMRLYRLLRDSEAFCHRNCSTAGRPPAAPAAPAGAALEELRLLSGVLRRAQCLRRCKQGLPAFRQAQPGRELLEEFQRREPYKYLQFAYFKANNLPKAIAAAHTFLLKHPDDEMMQRNMAYYKSIPDAEEHIKDLETKPYENLFVRAVRAYNGDNWRTSISDMELALPDFFKAYDDCIAACEGSREITDFKDFYLSIADHYVEVLACKVQCESNLTPIIGGFVVEKFVATMYHYLQFAYYKLNDMKNAASCAASYLLFDEKDEVMKQNMVYYRYHKDKWGLKEEDFQPRSEAVRYHNITTLQLELYEFAKEHLMDDDEGEVVEFLDDLLEVEEKKES from the exons ATGTGGGTGGCGGCGCTGGCGGCGCTgctggcggcggcgggggcgcagTACGAGCGCTACAGCTTCCGCAGCTTCCCGCGGGACGAGCTGATGCCGCTGGAGTCGGCCTATCGCTACGGGCTGGACCAGTACAGCACCGAGAACTGGCCCGAGAGCGTCAGCTACCTGGAGGTCAGCATGCGGCTGTACCGCCTGCTGCGCGACAGCGAGGCGTTCTGCCACCGCAACTGCAGCACGGCCGGGcggccgcccgccgcgcccgccgcgcccgccggcGCCGCGCTGGAGGAGCTGCGCCTCCTGTCCGGGGTGCTGCGGCGGGCGCAGTGCCTGCGGCGCTGCAAGCAGGGGCTGCCCGCCTTCCGACAGGCGCAGCCCGGCCGCGAGCTGCTCGAGGAGTTCCAGCGCCGCGAGCCCTACAAGTACCTGCAGTTCGCCTACTTCAAG GCTAATAATCTTCCAAAAGCTATTGCAGCAGCTCATACATTTCTTCTGAAGCATCCAGATGATGAAATGATGCAAAGAAACATGGCCTACTATAAAAGCATACCTGATGCTGAGGAGCATATTAAAGACTTGGAGACAAAACCTTATGAG AATCTCTTTGTCAGGGCTGTGAGAGCGTACAATGGCGACAATTGGCGGACATCCATCTCGGACATGGAACTGGCTCTTCCTGATTTCTTCAAAGCCTATGATGACTGCATAGCAGCCTGTGAGGGCTCCCGAGAGATCACAGATTTTAAAGACTTCTATCTTTCCATTGCAG ATCATTATGTTGAAGTCCTTGCCTGCAAAGTGCAGTGTGAGAGCAATCTGACACCCATTATAGGAGGCTTTGTCGTTGAAAAATTTGTGGCCACCATGTACCATTACTTGCAGTTTGCGTATTATAAAT TGAATGACATGAAGAATGCAGCTTCTTGTGCTGCCAGTTACCTTCTGTTTGACGAGAAAGATGAAGTAATGAAGCAGAACATGGTCTATTACCGGTACCACAAAGACAAATGGGGACTTAAAGAGGAAGATTTTCAGCCCAGATCG GAGGCAGTTCGATACCACAACATTACCACACTCCAGCTGGAACTGTATGAATTCGCAAAGGAACATCTGATGGATGATGATGAG GGTGAAGTTGTGGAATTCCTTGATGATCTGCTAGAAgtggaggaaaagaaggaatcCTGA